CAGCGAAGACAAACCCAAAACACTGACTCAAATGTACACATACTTTCTGCTGTATCAGACAAACCAAAAGAATCAAAAGTATGGGCAAAATGAGACAAGCCTAAAGAAAATGTTGGCATCGGAAATAGAAATGATTCTGAAGTTTGGGGAGGTTGCCTTTCATCATCTCAACAAGAGTAATCTTGTGTTTTATGAGGCAGACTTAGAACAATGCAGAATTAATATTAAGGACTCCATGTATTCTGGTATGTTAACAGAGATCATTAAAGAGGAGTTTGGATTCCATGAAAACAAGATCTACTGTTTTGTACATCTGAGCATACAAGAATACCTAGCTGCTTTATTTGTACATGAAagatacatacacaaacacgaGAATCCTTTTAAGACGCCTGTGTCAACGAGGCACGAACTGTACGACTTACATAAGAGTGCTGTGGATGTGTCCTTAGAGAGTAAGACAGGTCAGTGGGATCTGTTCCTCCGGTTTCTCCTGGGAGTTGCGCTGGAATCCAATCAGACGCTTCTGTCTGGTCTGCTGGGAGAGCCGGGATGCAGCCCACCGAAGCTTGAGAACACTATTAAATACATCAAGCAGCAGATCAGAACGAGCCCCTCTCCAGAGAGGGCCATCAACCTCTTTCACTGTCTACATGAGATGAATGACGACTCCCTGGTGAAGGAAATCCAAACCTATCTAGGTTCAGGAACACCCTTGGATACTGAACTATCTCCAGACCAGTGCTCGGCCCTGGCCTATGCACTGATGATGTCCGAGGAGGTGTTGGAAGAGTTCAACCTGAaaatctacaacacaaccccgGCAGGACGGCGGAGGGTGCTGCCCATCCTCAGGTTCTGCCGCAGAGCTCGGTGAGCCACCCACAGCCACAAAGGGCTAAGTAGTAGCCAGTACTGTGTGTATAGCGAGCTGTATCCCACTGCCTGATAATCTTTGTAGGAATTTGTCAGTATCAAGCACTGCATTCCAGTATGAAAGAAAACTTTTCAAAACCAGCATCAAAACTATCCATTGCTGAGAACAGAATCAACTGAATATAGGATTGCAACAGACGAAGTCAGAGACAGTAGGTGCAGTGTTCGTCTGTTGGCGTCTTTTATTCACCCGTCGACAGTGAGGAGGCAAAGGGGGGGAAACGGGGGAACCGGGAATGGGTAGACAGGAGGTTCGACATGGTCTCGTTGGCGTCGTGCACAGGGTTGGGATCGAGATTAGAGTCGTGATTTGGGTTGTGCTCGTCTCTTCACTcatgctctcctcctccgtctctcccTTTCACTGTTGAgtccgggggaagaaatagtgTCAgtgattagccccagctgtggctcctTTCCCCCAGTCTCCACCCCCTTCTCTGGTTGCCATGGCGTGTTACAGGGATTTAATACTGAGTTGTAGGCAGATAAAAGGTGACAAAATCCCTGATGGGATGACCAGAAAGGAAGCAAGGCCTCAGTGGTGAACAGGAACTGATTAAGGGCTTtttacagtggtgcagcaggtaagcactgctgcctcacagtgcctgggctgttcaaGTATGAGGTCCGATTCAGCTCAGTATGTGAGGATTTTGCATATTCTCTATTttagcatgggtttcctcccagagtcaaaagacatgtgttgcaggtggattggtgactctaaattgcccataaaatataaatgttgacattttaaccttgcgatagactggtgtcttgtccaggaTGTACACCTCCTGCTTTGCACCCAGttattctgggataggctctgggcacTGCAACACTGACAACAACAAGCggttaatgacagtgagtaagAGAGAGCTGAACAAGCGttatatgacatttacatttattcatttagttgacgtttttctccaaagtgacattgttaaggtatttatagttatttacacagctgggtaattttagtggagtaatttcaggataagtaccttgttcaaggctagtacagcaggaagtgaggttcaaacctgtgatctttgggtccagaagcaacagctctaactactacacaaCCAGTTGCCACTAAGACATTAACTGCAggagatacatttacattatctCATGTAGGTGATACTTCTTTCCAAAggaatttacaatgttaatctacctacaattatttacaaaataacaaaggtctatttacatacatttgtttGTGCCTGGCAGCGTGAACCACTGCAATCTGACCAAGTTCCTGCTGGAACCAGTGCTTGTGGCACTGCAGGCTCCCAGCACACTGCTCACTGAGTTAGACCTTGGGTACAACAAGCTGGGAGATGTGGGAGTGGAGGTCCTCTGTGCCTCCCTGAAGAGCTCAGCTGGCATTCTGCAGGTTCTGCGGTAAGATCACATGCTGATATGACATGTGATGACACACATCAATATGGCAAGCATGCTCCTTGCTGTATCAGCACTATCTGTGAAAATCAATAATCCCCACCATGGAGGACAGTAGTTGAAGAAGAGGTGGTTTGCTGGCTCTTTATCTTCTTTATTCAGAAATGAAGATGCATGACTTTGTTCTTTAAATTACAACATTTACTTGCACAGTGCTCTTTTATCTAAGGTAACTAGTTGTAACTCACAGCTTAAAATTTGCCAGATttcacacaaaaatatttactgatGTAATTCAGGTGCAGTGTGTTGGTCAGCATAGCACCATCCCAGAATTTGAACCAATGAAACACTGTATCCGTTTTTCAATGCAGACTGAATGACTGTAACCTGACTGGGAAGTGCTGTGAAGACCTggccctcctcctgctgtggcAACACTCAAGCCTCAAGGATCTGGAGCTTAGGGGCAACGACCTGGGAGACTCAGGTGTGAAGCACCTCTGCCAGGCCTTGAAGAACCCCATCTGCAGATTGCAGCGACTTGGGTAGGAAATGATTGGTGGCAACATAACAGGTTGGGAAGTAGACAATATAGCAATATACAAGAACAGCAAATAGCAAAGGGCCATTGATCACATGGAGAGGAGGAGATGACCCCTAAAAGTGGGACACTAAAGAACTGGCCAATGGTAACAGAGATAAAACAGGAAATAGCAACACTTTTTGCCTCTTCTTTAGGCTTTCAGGTTGTCAAGTCACAGAGGAaggctgtgcttctctggcttcagctgtGCATTCAAACATCTCACATCTGAAGGAGCTGGATGTGAGCTATAACCATCCAGGGGACTCAGGCATAAAACTCCTCTCAGCACTTCTTGCACAAAAAGACTTCAGTTTGGAGAACCTGCAGTGAGTGTGTGGATTAGCTGTCACTTATTATACGGCAcatataatatttgtaaaagCTCACCTCAGTCACCATGTGAACTGTTTTGGCTTTCCTACAGTCTGGAGCATAGCGGCCAGTGCAGAAACCGACCAGGAGTCGAAAAATGTATGTGTCCAGTTAACAGGAGTTacacactgtacagtttgtATATTTTAGATAGAGATCTTCAAATGCACACTGACAAGCCACGCACACTGTGTAAAAGTTGTCCAACTTGACCACTTTAAACATCTGAAGTTTGTTTTTTAGATATTATCCCaaaaattttgtgtaaaaacTGATACGACCAAAGCTGAGGCCAGTTTTTGTGAATTGAATTGTTCCAGATGCCTGTCAGCTCTCTCTGGACCCCAACACAGTGAACAATCTCCTGGAGCTGTCTGAGGACTGCAGAACAGTGACGTACAGAGGGAAGCATCAGTACCCTGAGCATCCAGAACGCTTTGACTGGGCACAGGTGCTCTGCAGGGAGGCGCTGTCGAGGCGCTGCTACTGGGAGGTGGAGTGGGAAGGTGGGGACATTGATGTAGCTGTGGCCTACAAAAAAATGGCCAGGAAGCTCAAGACTGGGAAGTGGGATGCATGTGGCTTTGGGTTTAATGAGCACTCGTGGTCTCTACATTTTTCTGGAGATGGGTACTCAGTCTTTCACAACAGTAAATCAACATCTGTGCGTGCGCGTTCGGCCG
Above is a genomic segment from Scleropages formosus chromosome 5, fSclFor1.1, whole genome shotgun sequence containing:
- the LOC108931127 gene encoding NACHT, LRR and PYD domains-containing protein 3-like isoform X2, producing MAPSRSTAYSTNATYTTYTRQANLAVRKEVLVSTLRSTSSRHCCSMGKKKSSWGCFRLCRRRAWDGELPPSVTAADQKPCGSPSSSDGETTPSRRGHTSANPRNWAECQARQDSGLSLATQEFCSVQFASPASATGPQASISAHSSSTVVAPVVSNSSIGTLNITATVMGDGSSHSRTTGISVKEAQSKIKSSLEKRYASIFEGIPKRGKPSCLIDIYTDLYITKGESEQVNSEHEVWHAQAAAKRLETEELTVKCNDIFKSLIADKGCVLTKGIAGIGKTVSVQKFIIDWVDGIANTDITFIFPLPFRELNLVKHMKFNLLELIYHFFPRMADIETIDLEEHRVLFIFDGLDECQLSLNFYQDSSKNMGSILRNVKESASLDVLLVNLINGNLLPSALLWITSRPAAVTQIPNECVDLVTEIRGFNDTQKVEYFSKRFRHDKDLASTIIKHIKLSRSLYIMCHIPVFCWISATVLEKIGHSEDKPKTLTQMYTYFLLYQTNQKNQKYGQNETSLKKMLASEIEMILKFGEVAFHHLNKSNLVFYEADLEQCRINIKDSMYSGMLTEIIKEEFGFHENKIYCFVHLSIQEYLAALFVHERYIHKHENPFKTPVSTRHELYDLHKSAVDVSLESKTGQWDLFLRFLLGVALESNQTLLSGLLGEPGCSPPKLENTIKYIKQQIRTSPSPERAINLFHCLHEMNDDSLVKEIQTYLGSGTPLDTELSPDQCSALAYALMMSEEVLEEFNLKIYNTTPAGRRRVLPILRFCRRARVNHCNLTKFLLEPVLVALQAPSTLLTELDLGYNKLGDVGVEVLCASLKSSAGILQVLRLNDCNLTGKCCEDLALLLLWQHSSLKDLELRGNDLGDSGVKHLCQALKNPICRLQRLGLSGCQVTEEGCASLASAVHSNISHLKELDVSYNHPGDSGIKLLSALLAQKDFSLENLHLEHSGQCRNRPGVEKYACQLSLDPNTVNNLLELSEDCRTVTYRGKHQYPEHPERFDWAQVLCREALSRRCYWEVEWEGGDIDVAVAYKKMARKLKTGKWDACGFGFNEHSWSLHFSGDGYSVFHNSKSTSVRARSAGSRRIGVYLDWAEGVLAFYRISKRTVLLHQVLAIFTEPLYAGFSVSQDYSLSISSLD
- the LOC108931127 gene encoding NACHT, LRR and PYD domains-containing protein 3-like isoform X1; the protein is MAPSRSTAYSTNATYTTYTRQANLAVRKEVLVSTLRSTSSRHCCSMGKKKSSWGCFRLCRRRAWQDGELPPSVTAADQKPCGSPSSSDGETTPSRRGHTSANPRNWAECQARQDSGLSLATQEFCSVQFASPASATGPQASISAHSSSTVVAPVVSNSSIGTLNITATVMGDGSSHSRTTGISVKEAQSKIKSSLEKRYASIFEGIPKRGKPSCLIDIYTDLYITKGESEQVNSEHEVWHAQAAAKRLETEELTVKCNDIFKSLIADKGCVLTKGIAGIGKTVSVQKFIIDWVDGIANTDITFIFPLPFRELNLVKHMKFNLLELIYHFFPRMADIETIDLEEHRVLFIFDGLDECQLSLNFYQDSSKNMGSILRNVKESASLDVLLVNLINGNLLPSALLWITSRPAAVTQIPNECVDLVTEIRGFNDTQKVEYFSKRFRHDKDLASTIIKHIKLSRSLYIMCHIPVFCWISATVLEKIGHSEDKPKTLTQMYTYFLLYQTNQKNQKYGQNETSLKKMLASEIEMILKFGEVAFHHLNKSNLVFYEADLEQCRINIKDSMYSGMLTEIIKEEFGFHENKIYCFVHLSIQEYLAALFVHERYIHKHENPFKTPVSTRHELYDLHKSAVDVSLESKTGQWDLFLRFLLGVALESNQTLLSGLLGEPGCSPPKLENTIKYIKQQIRTSPSPERAINLFHCLHEMNDDSLVKEIQTYLGSGTPLDTELSPDQCSALAYALMMSEEVLEEFNLKIYNTTPAGRRRVLPILRFCRRARVNHCNLTKFLLEPVLVALQAPSTLLTELDLGYNKLGDVGVEVLCASLKSSAGILQVLRLNDCNLTGKCCEDLALLLLWQHSSLKDLELRGNDLGDSGVKHLCQALKNPICRLQRLGLSGCQVTEEGCASLASAVHSNISHLKELDVSYNHPGDSGIKLLSALLAQKDFSLENLHLEHSGQCRNRPGVEKYACQLSLDPNTVNNLLELSEDCRTVTYRGKHQYPEHPERFDWAQVLCREALSRRCYWEVEWEGGDIDVAVAYKKMARKLKTGKWDACGFGFNEHSWSLHFSGDGYSVFHNSKSTSVRARSAGSRRIGVYLDWAEGVLAFYRISKRTVLLHQVLAIFTEPLYAGFSVSQDYSLSISSLD
- the LOC108931127 gene encoding NACHT, LRR and PYD domains-containing protein 3-like isoform X3, with the protein product MGKKKSSWGCFRLCRRRAWQDGELPPSVTAADQKPCGSPSSSDGETTPSRRGHTSANPRNWAECQARQDSGLSLATQEFCSVQFASPASATGPQASISAHSSSTVVAPVVSNSSIGTLNITATVMGDGSSHSRTTGISVKEAQSKIKSSLEKRYASIFEGIPKRGKPSCLIDIYTDLYITKGESEQVNSEHEVWHAQAAAKRLETEELTVKCNDIFKSLIADKGCVLTKGIAGIGKTVSVQKFIIDWVDGIANTDITFIFPLPFRELNLVKHMKFNLLELIYHFFPRMADIETIDLEEHRVLFIFDGLDECQLSLNFYQDSSKNMGSILRNVKESASLDVLLVNLINGNLLPSALLWITSRPAAVTQIPNECVDLVTEIRGFNDTQKVEYFSKRFRHDKDLASTIIKHIKLSRSLYIMCHIPVFCWISATVLEKIGHSEDKPKTLTQMYTYFLLYQTNQKNQKYGQNETSLKKMLASEIEMILKFGEVAFHHLNKSNLVFYEADLEQCRINIKDSMYSGMLTEIIKEEFGFHENKIYCFVHLSIQEYLAALFVHERYIHKHENPFKTPVSTRHELYDLHKSAVDVSLESKTGQWDLFLRFLLGVALESNQTLLSGLLGEPGCSPPKLENTIKYIKQQIRTSPSPERAINLFHCLHEMNDDSLVKEIQTYLGSGTPLDTELSPDQCSALAYALMMSEEVLEEFNLKIYNTTPAGRRRVLPILRFCRRARVNHCNLTKFLLEPVLVALQAPSTLLTELDLGYNKLGDVGVEVLCASLKSSAGILQVLRLNDCNLTGKCCEDLALLLLWQHSSLKDLELRGNDLGDSGVKHLCQALKNPICRLQRLGLSGCQVTEEGCASLASAVHSNISHLKELDVSYNHPGDSGIKLLSALLAQKDFSLENLHLEHSGQCRNRPGVEKYACQLSLDPNTVNNLLELSEDCRTVTYRGKHQYPEHPERFDWAQVLCREALSRRCYWEVEWEGGDIDVAVAYKKMARKLKTGKWDACGFGFNEHSWSLHFSGDGYSVFHNSKSTSVRARSAGSRRIGVYLDWAEGVLAFYRISKRTVLLHQVLAIFTEPLYAGFSVSQDYSLSISSLD